A section of the Gadus chalcogrammus isolate NIFS_2021 unplaced genomic scaffold, NIFS_Gcha_1.0 GACHA094, whole genome shotgun sequence genome encodes:
- the LOC130378661 gene encoding uncharacterized protein LOC130378661 has protein sequence MLLLVNMKLSSTLFFLLSAVLGVLVGATTKYFELGTTLTLEKDIPTVPQPIELIRWKKGSNLVVSWPPNVPEYYGSFIGRTTLDTKTLQLDINSLTFNDRGQFSLETNHGPSGTYDVEVIKPPPTPSIKTQPLVCDVICALKCTADTTDLGPVSYEWKKDEGEWTEGDELKVMEISKPPEKFSCRLKTPVRTSNASIAKDNPLYKPVPDGLTLGDIFGTRIGILCIVAVIAVTHFISLVKSRPGDGELGKKKVITAVY, from the exons ATGTTGCTCCTGGTTAACATGAAGTTATCCAGTACCCTCTTCTTCTTGCTGTCGGCCGTCCTAGGAGTCCTGGTTG GAGCCACAACTAAATATTTTGAATTGGGTACAACGCTCACCCTGGAGAAAGACATTCCCACTGTTCCACAACCAATCGAACTCATCAGGTGGAAAAAAGGCTCCAACTTGGTGGTGTCATGGCCTCCCAACGTCCCAGAATACTATGGGTCATTCATAGGACGCACAACGTTGGATACAAAAACCCTGCAGTTGGACATCAATAGTTTGACCTTCAATGATAGAGGACAGTTCTCCTTGGAGACCAATCATGGACCAAGCGGGACTTATGATGTTGAAGTCatca AGCCCCCTCCGACGCCCAGTATAAAGACCCAGCCGCTGGTGTGTGACGTCATTTGTGCTCTGAAGTGTACCGCAGACACCACAGATCTGGGACCGGTCTCCTACGAATGGAAGAAAGACGAAGGAGAGTGGACCGAGGGTGACGAGCTGAAGGTTATGGAGATTTCCAAACCCCCTGAGAAGTTCTCCTGCAGGCTGAAGACCCCTGTGAGGACCAGTAATGCCAGCATCGCCAAGGACAATCCACTCTATAAACCAGTACCAG ATGGTTTAACTTTAGGGGACATTTTCGGAACACGTATTGGCATATTATGCATTGTTGCTGTAATTGCAGTTACACATTTCATTTCTCTGGTGAAGAGCC GCCCTGGGGATGGGGagttggggaaaaaaaaagtgattacTGCTGTCTATTAG
- the si:dkey-11f4.14 gene encoding uncharacterized protein si:dkey-11f4.14: MSDCEMLSSFPRNKFLFFVAAQGEPKYLEVGTTLTLEPDVSTVQKPIDSIMWKYGTDLVVDWDPSGHTYYGSFRGRTTLDPQTLRLVINRLTLADSRQFSLEANRETVGTHEVKVIKPPPTPSIKTQPLLCEFTCALKCTADTTDLGPVSYEWKKDEGEWNKGDALKNISSSDTPEKTVVKLVLYWTLDIRHIRKFYLALASMDEFVSNQLRCVNTRPTYVKQSLFL; this comes from the exons ATGTCGGACTGCGAAATGTTGTCCAGTTTTCCGCGTAacaagtttttgttttttgttgcagCTCAAGGAGAACCTAAATATTTAGAAGTGGGAACAACGCTCACCTTGGAGCCAGACGTTTCCACTGTTCAAAAACCAATCGACAGCATCATGTGGAAGTACGGCACCGACTTGGTGGTGGATTGGGATCCGAGCGGCCATACATACTATGGGTCATTCAGAGGACGCACAACGTTGGATCCACAAACCCTGCGGTTGGTCATCAATCGTTTGACCTTGGCTGATAGCAGACAGTTCTCCTTGGAGGCAAATCGTGAAACAGTCGGGACTCATGAGGTTAAAGTCatca AGCCCCCTCCGACGCCCAGTATAAAGACCCAGCCGCTGCTGTGTGAGTTCACTTGTGCTCTGAAGTGTACCGCGGACACCACAGATCTGGGACCGGTCTCCTACGAATGGAAGAAAGATGAAGGAGAGTGGAACAAGGGTGACGCGCTGAAGAATATCAGCAGTTCTGATACCCCTGAGAAGACCGTGGTAAAGTTAGTTTtatattggacgttggatattcgacacattcgaaaattctatttagcactggcttcgatggacgaatttgtgtcaaaccaacttagatgtgttaatacaaggcctacctatgtaaaacaaagcttatttctttaa